The Deltaproteobacteria bacterium DNA segment GCCATAGGGATAACTCCCAGTTCCCGGACCTTGCTTCCTGACATGAGGACCAGGGCCGCAGCCCCGTCACTGATCTTGGAGGCGTTCCCGGCCGTCACTGTCCCGTCCTTTTTAAAGGCCGGTTTTAAAGCGGAGAGGGCCTCCAGACTGGTTTCCCGAAGTATTTCATCCTGGTCAAAAATCAACGGTTCTTTCCCTTTACGGGGGATGGAGATAGGCATTATTTCTTCTTTAAATTTCCCATCGGCCCTGGCCTTAAGGCCCTTCTGATAGGAATTAAAGGCAAATAGGTCCTGATCTTCCCTGGTTACCCCATATTTCTCGGCACAGTACTCGGCGCTGACCCCCATCAGAAAATCATTATTAATATCCCTCAAGCCGTCATGATCCAGGGAGTCGATCAAAACCCCGTTGCCCATCCGATAGCCGGTCCGGGCCTTTTCCAGATAAAAAGGGGCCCGGCTCATATTCTCCAGTCCGCCGGCCACCACCACTTCGGCATCCTTCAGGGCAATGGCCTGGGCGGCTAACATAACGGATTTTAAGCCTGAACCACAGACCTTATTGACTGTAATGGCCCCCACCTCATAAGGAAGCCCGGCCTTGAGCATGGCCTGACGGCCCGGATTTTGCCCCAGACCAGCCGGAAGGACATTGCCCATAATGACCTCATCCACCTGCTCATTAGTCAATCCGGCCCGGCGGATGGTCTCGGTGATGACCATTGCCCCCAATTCGGTGGCCAAAAAAGGGCTCAAACTCCCATTAAAAGACCCTAAAGGCGTCCTGACTGCGCTGACGATAAAGACCTCTTCCATCATCATTCTACTCCTGCGGAAAAATTAGGTTATAGGCAAGATACAGGATTCACTTTTTAGCACCTGCAACATGAAACTTGCAACTTGCAGCTCTCTCTTCAACTGACCCTAGATTCCCTCTTTTCGAACTAAGCGTTCATGCCAATAATTAGGTACCACGACGTATCAAAAAAGGTTTTCGCCGAACGCCGAACTCTGAGCGACGAACGTTATTTTCGTCCTTACCTTATCGGGTTTTAGGCCAATTTGTCAATTCTTTTGTGACTAAAATCACTTAATATTTTTTGGTTTTTTCTTCCAGGGGTATAGAAAGGAATAGGGATCCATTATTTATAAATCAGTGACGGGAACCAGAGCGTCAGCGGCGGCCAATAACAGGCGATCATAAGCACGGTGATGGCCACAACGGCCAGGGGCATCACCGCCCGGGCCACCTGTCCCAGCGGCAGCCCGGAGATCCCGCAGGCCACGAACAGGCAGATGCCCACCGGGGGGGTCAACATGCCGATAGCCAGGTTGACGACCATGAGCACCCCGAACTGGATGGGGTCCACCCCCATCTGGGGGGTAATGATCGCCAGGACCGGTACCAGCAGGATCAGGGCGGCCGTCGTCTCCATGACGCAGCCCACGATCAAGAGCCCGGTCATGACCAGCAGCAGCAGGCCCCAAGGGGGGAGCGCCAGGGACTGGATGGCATTTTGCAACAGCACCGGGGTCTGCTTCATGGCCAAAAGCCAGGTAAACATCTTGGCCATGGCGATGATGAAGAGGATGGTGGCGGCCACGATCTGGGAGCGGATAATGAGGGCAGGCATGTCCTTCCATTTGATCCTTTGGTTGACGGCCATGGCCACAAACAAGGCATAGAAGACCGCCAGGGCGGCCGCTTCAGTCACCGTGACAATGCCGAACAGGATCCCGCCCAGGACGATGACCGGCGCACCCAGGGACCAGAAGGCCTCTTTGAATGCGATCCCAATCTTTTTCAAAGAAAAGGGATTACGGGTCCCCCACTGGTGGCGCCAGGCCAGCCAGACGGATAGGGCCATGAAGCTGAGACCGAAGAGGATCCCCACCATCATGCCCCCGGCGAAAAGTTTGGCGATGGAGACATTGGTCAGGAAACCGAAAATGACCATGGGGATGGAAGGGGGGATGATAACGCCGATAGAGCCGCCGGCCGCCACCAGGGCCGCCGAGAAGGCCGGCGGATAGCCCTGGCGGATCATGGCCGGTATGGCGATGGCCCCCAGGGCGGCCGTGTCGGCCGCGGCCGAACCGGAGATACCGGCGAAGAACATAGAGGCCACCACCACGGCACAAGCCAGCCCGCCCCGCACCCAACCCACCAGGCTGTCCGAGAAATCGATAAGCTGGCGGGAAATCCCGCCGGTCTCCATGATCGACCCGGCCAGCATGAAAAGGGGTATGGCCAAAAGATCGAAGGAATCCACGCCGGCGAAAAGCAGTTGGATGATCGTCTGACCCAGTGCCGACAGATGAACGCTGGCGGGAAAGACCCCGGGTGCCAGCATGAAGCCGATGGCCGGCAGGCCGATGGCCAGGGCAATGGGCAGCCCCAGGGCGATCAGCAGGAACAAAGCCCCGAACAGAAGGACAATGATCATAATTTAGTTTCTCCCGATTTGAAGATGTCCGCCAGCACGTGGATGACGAAGATGACAGCCCCAATCGGTATCACCGCAAAGGGGAGCGACATGGGAAGCGGTACAGAGGACCAGGCTTGTTCCCAGGTCTTTAAGGTGTAGCCGGCCCCGAACCAGGCGATTAGCAAAAAGCAGGCCAGGGTCAACCCCTGCAGGCAGACTATGATGGCCCGCTGAATGACCGGTCCCAGGCTATGACCAAACCCTTTCAAACCGATAAAGTTCGTTCGTTTGTAAGCCACCGTTCCACCCAGAAAGGTGATGGCCACCAGGAGATACCGGCTTACTTCCTCGGACCAGCCCAGGGAGTTACCGGCATACCGGGAGACCACCTGGGCGAATAAAATAAGGCAAATAATCGCCCCTATAACAAAAAGGACTTTTTCCACCACTGCATTAATGGCCGAACTTAATCGCTGTAATACCAGCATAGGCTACTCCTGCCTGTTTGGGATAATGATGGGGCTATAGGGCTATAGGCTATAGGCTATGGGCTATGGGCCAGGTTTTTTTAATGCCTTTCGCCTATAGCCCCTTGCCTATCGCCCGTAGTTACTACTTCACCGTCTGCAGGATCTGATCCACCAGCTTCCTGGTGTCGCCCGTCACCGAGTTGATGACCGGGGCCGTGGCCTTGCGGAAGGCCGCCAAATCGGGCTTGTCCTCCACCAGCATCCCGGCCGTTTTGAGTTCGGCTAATTGTTTGGCCTCGTTGCCCCGGATGAACTGGCGTCCTTGAAGGGCCGCTGCCCGGGCATTGTCCGTAATCACCTTGCGTTCCTGGGGAGACAACCCGTCCAGAAAGGACTTGCTGGCCAGGAAGACCAGGGCCGAATAGACATGCCGTGTCAGGGTCAAATATTTCTGACCGGCCTCGTGGAGCTTGGCGGCATGGATTACGGCGATGGGATTCTCCTGGCCGTCGATGACCCCCTGTTGAAGCTGTGTAAAGATGGGCCAGGCCATGGGCGTCGGGTTGGCCCCTATGGCCCGCCAGATCGCCAAATGAGTAGGAGCCTCCATGGTTCTGATTTTCAGCCCTTTAAGGTCCTCGGGCATCTTCACGGAACGTTTGGAATTGGTGACGTTGCGGAATCCGTTGTCCAGGAAAGCCAGGGCCACAAACCCGGATTTCTCGAATTTCCTGGCCAGATCCTGACCGACCGGTCCGTCCAGCACCTTATCGGCTGCATCGTAGGAGGGGAAAACGAAAGGCATTTCCAGGGCCTTGATTTCCGGCACGAAGGCCTCGATGGGCCCGGTGGTGCAGACCGCCATCTGGGTGGTGCCCAACTGAATCTGCTGAAGCACCTGGGTCTCGCTGCCCAAAACGGCCGAGTGGTGGACCATCACACTGATCTTACCAGGCAGGGCCTTTTCCACACTCTGTTTGAACCAGTTGGCCGCCCTCGTGTGGACGAAATCCGGATTGACGACTACAGCAACGTTGATCTGGGTTTTAGCCGCTGCCGATCCGGCGAAGACCGCCAAACCTAAGCTGAATAAAATTACCATCATTCGTAAACGCATTGTGTTTCCTCCTTCTTTTTTTTATTTCGTTATTCTCTTCCTGTTGGTTTGGGACGCCATCCCTTGCCGGTCGTCCATCCTCCGGAAGCATAAGGTTTCAATATCCTTCAAGCCGGCATAATAGGCTCTAAACACCTCGACCTGTCCTATTGATTCAGAGTTATAGGATGGTTGGATAGGACATTCCTCTTGGGTCGTAAAAGGAGTGTGTATGGTCCCGATTGGTTCTATCTTCATGAGATTGTCCAAGGTTAAGCTATTCAATGGTCTCCGTATAACCCCCTATACGGATTCACTTACAGACGGCACCTTCTTTGCTGGAAGAAACCAATTTAATGTACTTGGACAGGTACCCGTTTTTGATTTTGGGGTCGGGACGGTTCCATTCATTTTTTCTTTTAACCAGCTCCTGTTGTTCAACCTGCAGGTCAAGGGTTCTCTCCTCGAGGTCATATTTAATCAAATCACCCTCCTGAATCAAGGCTATGGGGCCTCCTTCATAAGCCTCCGGCGCTACGTGACCTATACAGTTGCCCCGAGTGCCTCCGGAAAATCTCCCGTCAGTAAGCAGGGCCACCTCGTCCCGTAAACCAAGACCGACCAAAGCGGCGGTTGTCGCCAGCATTTCACGCATACCAGGCCCTCCCTTGGGACCTTCATACCGGATAACAATGAAGTCCCCAGGTTTGATGCCATTGTTCAAAACCTCTGCCATGACCGCCTCTTCTGAATCAAAAACCCTTGCCCGACCTTCAAATTTTCGCATATTTTCGTTCATCGCCGATGCTTTGACTACGGCGCCGTCAGGGGCCAGGTTCCCAAACAAAATAGCGATGCCGCCTTCTGGGCTGATCGGGTCATCCAGAGACCTGATCACCTCAGGGTCACCCACCCGGCCCTCACCGGCCAATTCCAGCACGGTCTTGCCCGAAACGGTGATATTATCCTTTAAAAGCGGCTTAATGACGTTCATCACGGCAGGTATACCGCCGGCATACTCCAGGTCCTCCATGGTATAATCCCCCGATGGCTGAATACCGCACAAGTAAGGGGCATTGGCGTTAATTTTCATGAAGTCGTCGTAGGTTAATTCGATTCCTCCCTCATAAGCGATCGCAGGCAGGTGCAGCACCGTATTAGTCGACCCTCCCAGGGCCATGTCCAAATAAATGGCGTTTTCAAAGGCATTTTTATTTAAAATTTTCTTGATCGTTATTCCGCTTTTCACCAGATCAACGATTCTTTCCCCACTTTCAAAAGCTATTCGCTTTTTCTTGGCCGATACGGCCAGAGACGTCCCGCACTCCTTCAGGGAAACTCCCATGGCTTCACATAAACAGGCCATCGTATTCGCCGTATAAAGCCCCTGGCACGCTCCAACCCCAGGACAGGCCTCCATTTGGAAGCAATTTAATTCTTCTTCACTTATCTTCCCGGCCCGGAATGATCCAACGGCTTCAAAGGTGTTTTTAACCAGAGTCAATTTCCTTCCCTGGTAACGTCCAGTCATCATCGGACCAGCACTTACAACAATGGCCGGGATATCCAATCTCATGGCCCCCATCAGCATTCCCGGGGTGATTTTATCGCAGTTGGTCAGCAAAACCAGGCCGTCCAATGCATGGGCCACGGCCACCGATTCTATCGAGTCGGCGATTAATTCGCGGGAAGGCAAGGAATAATGCATGCCGATGTGACCCATTGTAATGCCGTCACACAATGCCGGGATGCCGAATATAAATGAATATCCACCGCCGGAGTGAATCCCTTTTTCAACATATCTCTCGAGATTACGCATGTCCGCATGCCCCGGAACCAGATCGGTAAAACCGCTGGCTATGCCTATAAAAGGCTTCTCCAGGGCCTCTTTGGTTATCCCTGTTGCATGCAACAGCGCTCGCTGCCCCGTATTACCAAACCCTTTTTTGATTTTGTCGCTGATCATGATAAGACATACCTCCGCATTAGATTCTAAAACTCACAATTTGCCAATTTATCCCTGACTTCCTGACGGTTACGGTATATTGCGTTCGTTGCTGGTTGCTCGACAAAACGAGAAACGAGTAACCAGTAACAAAGAAATGTCAAATAGGGTTGATTAGATTCTTGATTCACACAGGTATTTCTCAATTACACCTCCCCCGCCATCAATGAAGCGCCACCCCGCCGAGAGAGCCTTTTGGTTTGTTTCCAGGAGGTGTTGTTTGGATGGTCCCAAATAATTGCCAATCGCCTCTTGGGCAGCATCAAGAGATACCGTGTTGCTTACGGCAATGTAAGCGCCAAGCATAACAATATTACCTGCCCGCCTCAGACCTATTTCCTGTGCTATATCATCTGCCGGAACACGATGTACTGGGAGTTCAAACTGCTTAACCTCAGTCGGAATCATACATGAATTCAGGATTACCAGAGTTCCCGCCCCAAACTGTGGCTCAAATTTAACCAGAGAAGGTTCATTAAAAATCAGGGCTACGGAGATCTTTTCCGCCAGAGGAGAGCCAATAGGCCGATCGGAAAGGGTGATAACACAAGAGGCAGTACCGCCACGCTGCTCGGGGCCGTAGGAAGGCATCCAGGTCACTTTTTTCCCTTCACGAGTGGCTGCCAGGGCCAGGATTTGTCCGCAAGTTAACACCCCTTGCCCGCCGAAGCCGGCGATCAAAACCTGATGGACCATAATGGTTTCACGCTCCTTTTCCTTTTTCGGTTACTCCCGGGAAGCCGTGCTGTTATCTACAAGGCTGCTGATGGGGCCATCATTTCCGTATCTTTAAAAACTCCCAACGGATAATATTTGATCATTTCTTTCTCAAGCCATTGTAAAGCGGTCAGGGGCTCCATCCCCCAATTGGTAGGGCAGGCCGCCAGTATCTCGACCATAGAAAAACCCAGACCCAGTTTTTGGCACTGGAAAGCCTTCCTGATGCTTTTTTTGGCCTTAATGACTGCACCGGGATTATGAATCGCCACTCGTGTTATATAGGAAGGTCCATCCAGGACCGCCAATATCTCGGCCATTTTTAATGGATATCCGGCCTGGCCCACATCCCGTCCCTTGGGCGAGGTCGTGGTTTTTTGGCCGGGCAAAGTCGTGGGGGCCATTTGCCCTCCGGTCATTCCGTAGTTGGCATTGTTGATAAAAATAACGGTAAAATTCTCCCCGCGCCCGGCCGCGTGAACGATTTCTGCCAACCCGATGGAGGCCAGGTCACCATCGCCCTGATAGGTGAACACGAAACGGTCTGGCAGGACCCGTTTGATTCCTGTGGCCACGGCCGGCGCTCTTCCATGGGCCGCTTCTTGTATGTCCAAATCTAAATAGTTATAAATCAGGATTGAACATCCCACAGAGGCCACACCAACTGTTTTTTCCCGTAAGCCGAGTTCGTCAATTACTTCAGCCACCAGGCGGTGGGCCACACCATGGCCGCAACCCGGACAATAATGAAATCTGACCGGCGTCAATATTTTCGGTCTGACCAATAATGGTTTAATCATCCCCCGTTGCCCCCCATGATTCGCATGATTTCGACCTCGATTTCCAGGGCCGAAACTACAATTCCGCCCATCCTCCCGTAAAAGCCGATCTCCCGGCCGGGCAAGGCCAGTCGCACGTCTTCCAGCATCTGGCCGGCATTCATTTCCACAGTCACCAGATGTCTTACCCTTTCGGCAGCTTCCTTTAACGAAGCGGAAGGAAAAGGCCACAAAGTTACAGGCCGGAATAATCCGACCCGCAGGCCTTTCTCCCTTAAATGGTCTACAGCCGTGCGCCCCACCCGTGCGCAGATACCAAAAGCAATAATCAATACCTCTGCGTCTTCAAGATGGTAGCCTTCGAAACGGACTTCCTTTGCGCTTAATCGTTTAAATTTAGCCTGAAGGTGTAAATTGTGGGATTCCAATTCACCGGAATCCAGGTAAAGGGTTTTTATCAACCGTCTTGGACGATGTTGACAGCCATCGGTAATCCAGGGTTTCATATACTCATGGGTTATCTCTTCCGGTAATAAGACGGGTTCCATCATCTGTCCCAATACACCATCCGTAAGCAGTATGACAGGAGTACGGTATTGTTCAGCCATATCGAAAGAATTGTAAACCAGGTCTACCATCTCCTGGATGGAAACCGGAGACAGGACCGGCAGGCGGTAATCGCCGTGGCCGCCGCCCCGGGTGGCCTGGGTGTAATCCCCCTGAGACGGCTGAATAGTGCCCAAACCCGGTCCGCCCCGCATCACATTAACAATCACGCAGGGAAGTTCAGCCGATGCCAGGAAAGAAATTCCTTCTTGTTTAAGACTGATGCCGGGTCCGGACGAAGAGGTCATGGCACGTCCCCCGGCACCGGCTGCCCCATAGACCATGTTCACGGCCGCCAGTTCACTTTCCGCCTGCAGGAATGTGCCGCCGACTTCAGGCAGACGTCGGGCGAGGTATTCCATAAGCTCGGACTGGGGTGTTATGGGATAACCGAAATAATACCGGCATCCGGCCCGTAATGCCGCTTCCCCTATGGCTTCATTGCCTTTCAACATTACCTGATCCATGGCACTCCACCTCCCGGCTGAAGTTAAAAACCACATCCGGACACATCAAAAAGCATTGCAAACAACCCCGGCAGGCCTTCTCATCAGATAATTCCACCACCGGGTAGCCGAAAGAATTTAATTTTTCCGCCCAAATCAGCGTTTTCTCCGGACAAAAAGCCATGCAAATTCCGCAACCCTTGCAATATTCCGCCTGAATCACTGCCCTGAATCTTCCGTCTTTTTTTTTCAATGGAAAGAATTCTTGATTAACCGGCATAATTGATCTCCGTTTTGATTTACATTTTCTTAAAAACCTGGATTCCCAATAAAGACGTTCGGGAATGACGGGAAAGGAGTGCTATCATGATAAATCAACTGCCCCATAGGAGCCACTTCTTCCGGGCAAGCATAGATCCTCCTTTTCTTCCGTGCCTGGGTTTCACCGAAGCAATGGCAGCGGCTTATTACGGGAGCAACTTCTATGCCAGTATCATGGCCAGTTGGTTGAAGTCGAGGGCCAAGAATCGACTAAATGGATATCGTTTTCAATCCGATCTAAGGTGGGACTAGAGGACTAAATTGTTATAGATTTTTTAATTCCGCATTCCGAAATCCAAAATCTGAAATTGGAAAGAGTCAGAGGAAGGAAGGATGGGGATTCAGTCTGCAGAAAATTGCATGATCCCTGCACGATTCTGCATGCAACAAAATGCAATCGAAAAGGTTTTGTTTAACGGTTCAGGATGATCCGATTTGATATTTTTCTAATTTATTATAGAGGTTCCTTATGGAAATGCCCAATTTTCTTGAACAATCAGTCTTATTGCCATTGGACTCGGCCAACATTCTCATAATGTGTTGTTTCTCTATCCCGGATAAAACCGATCTCAACTCCTGCCTTAGTCCCTCGTCCTCCTTCGTCAGCGGTTGGCCCTGGTCATTCAAGGATTTTTCCGGAGACGGGCCGATTGGAAATTCCAGATTCGGAAGATGTTCCCTCATGATGATTGAATCACTGAACTGCATCTTAATAATGCATTGAGCCAAAACATTTTCCAGTTCTCGAATATTGCCCTTCCACTCAACCCCTTCGAGAATCTCCATTGCCTTCGGCTCGATCAAGGTGATGTTGCGTCCGAACTGCTGATTCAATTTTCGGATGATGTGGCAGGCCAAGACCTCAATATCCCCTTTTCGATCACGAAGCGGCGGGATGTCAATAGGCATCACATTCAATCGGTAATAAAGGTCTTCCCGGAATCGGCCTTCTTTTACGGCCTTTTGCAAATCTTCATGCGTAGCGGCAATGATCCTGACATCGATGGAAACTGATTTTGACCCTCCAACGCGGACAATTTCTTTCTCTTGCAGAACACGCAACATTTTTGCCTGCACATTCATCGGTAGCTCACTGATTTCATCCAAAAAGATGGTCCCTTCGTTGGCTTCTTCAAACAGTCCCTTTTTCCCTCCACGCTTAGCGCCGGTAAAGGATCCTCCTTCATAACCAAACAGTTCGCTCTCAAATAGACTATCAACGATTGCCGCACAGTTTATGCGGATAAACTGGTGATTTTTTCGATTACTTTCGTTGTGAATGGCATGGGCAAACAGTTCCTTCCCGGTCCCCGATTCCCCTCTCAGTAAAACGGTAGCCGGTAGACGGGCGGCCCTTTTGGCCAAATTGATGGCGTTGAAAATCTGCCGGCTTTCACCCACTATGTCCTTAAAGGAGTATTTGGCCTCCAAAACCCGGATAATCCGTCTGGCCAAGGTCAGTTCTTCGGATAATCTCAGTAATTCCGAAACATCGTGAATAATGCCCACACTTCCCTTTATGTCCCCATCCACCATAATCGGGGCGGCATTGACGATGACCTCCTTTCTCTGAGGTCCTACCTTGAGATGGGCCCCGATGACCGGTTGGCCCGTCTTCAGGACCTGCATATGCACGCTTTCCCCTTCCGATATATCGGCTTCAGCCGGTTTGCCGATGATATCGGTCCCGGCAAATCCGGTCAGGCGCGTGTAGGCCGGGTTAATAATAATCCCCACACCCTTTTCATCCACAACGGATACGGCGTCCTGAGAGGCGGCAATGACGGCCTCCAATAGACTGCGCATTTTTTTTAAGGAGGTGTTCTGGTCGGCCAGGGCGGCCGTTTCGGTAATGTCCCGAAAAAAGCAGACCGCCCCGATGACTTTACCTTTACCATCGAAGACGGGTTTTCGGGTGGTCACAATCCGTATACCCTCCGAAATGAACTGCTCCTGGTTTACCTCGGCCATTCCGGTCTTCAGGACCAGATGAAGCCGGGAGTTCGGAATGGTATCGGCAGCCAGACGTCCGATGGCCTGATCCGGTGCAATTCCCATAATACGGCCGGCCGCCGTGTTGAAGTGGGAAATCGTGCCCTTACGATCGATGACCATAAACCCATCATCGATTGAGTTTATGATGGTATTCAGTAAGTGTTCCATCAATACGAAAATACGGTTCAAGGTTCAGGGTTCAAGGCTCAAGGGCCGGGAAAAACCATTTCCAGGCCTCGCGGTGCCCTCTTGGACATGAAGGCTTAGTGTCTCCTCCCGAATAAAAGGAAATGGTCATTCTCTTCCTGTTGGTTTAGGTCGCCATTCTTTACCCGCCGTCCACCCTTCGGAAGCGAAAACAATGGCATCATACTTCGGCATGTAAGGTTTTATGTCCAAAAGAGGCGTCTTGTCCAGCATATCAACCCCTTCAACGACCAGGGTATTTCCCTCCCGCCGTATCAGCCTGACCACCGACAACCCTAGGCCGTTTGGCCGACACGGATGTCTTGAAGCATAGATGCCATGTGGGGTGTCATCCAGAAAGGTGGGGCGCACCAGTTCAATTCCGCCCGAACGATCAAAGAAATACAGCAGATAGAGGTGGGAAAAGGTTTCAATGTCCTTCAAGCCGGCCTCAAACTCTCTAAACACCTCGACCTGTCCAAGGGCATTAGAGGCATAGGACGGTTGGATAGGGCATTCCTCTTTCGTGGTATAAGGCGTTTGTATGGTGCCAATTGGTTCTATGGTCATCTGATTTCCAATAAATTCGGACACAGATTTTCGCCGATACCCGTAGAAAATTATTCTTTATATTCAAAATCCTGGTGATCTACACGATCGGCCTTCTGCCGATCCGAGTTCATCTGCGTCCAAAATGCAAATTCCTATATTATTAAATTTTTTTAATTGGTTACGCCTGGCCTGGATTCCCGCCTGCGCGGGAATGACGGATTTTTACAAGATCATCAATAATAGCTTAACAAATATTTTGCAACAACTAAATTATAAGGTTTTTAATAATAAACTCCCGGTTCTGCCGGGGGTCGTTAAACCCAATTCCTGATTTAATTTTAGTTGATAAGTGCTCGGGCTTGCAGAATTTGGAGGATCTATGGGCCTATTTCCCGGAGGCCTTGGTTGGGCTGGCGACAGCCTCTCCATCCAGAACCAGGGTTCCATCCTGGTTGGTACAAGAAGTTCTTAAACGGACCCGATTTTTTTCAAGCATAATCTCAAGGACTTCGGCCCGGGCCGTGATGGAATCACCGATACGCACCGGGGCCAGAAAGTTCAATTCCTGGCTGATATAGATGCCTCCGGGGCCGGGCAGTTGGCAGCCCAGAACGGCCGAGATAAACCCTGCCAACAACATGCCATGGGCTATCCTGGTTTTGAAAAAAGTTTTTCCCGCATAGACCTCGTTGATGTGGGCCGGATTAAAATCACCGGTCACCCCGGCAAACAAATAGATATCCGATTCGGAAACAGTTTTGGTAAATTCCGCCACATCCCCTATTTTTATCTCATTAATCGTTTTTCCCTTCATCTTGAATTCTCCTTCCTTTTTGACGCAGTCAGCCATCAGCTTTTAGATTTCAGCAAGATCATTTATCTGAACGTCCCTTTTCGTCATTCCCGTGAAAACGGGAATCCAGTGCTTTTATAATTAGTTAGGTATGGCCTGGATTCCCGCCTGCGCGGGAATGACGAGTTTTTACATAGGCTCATCCTTAATGGGGTGCCTAAACCCTGATCGTTGACTGCTGAAAGCTCTATCCGGAAATATTGATTTACCGGATAAGAATCTAATTCACAGAAACATTCTGCGTGATAAACCCGACGATTTCCTCTTTGGTGGCACTGGGGCCGAAGATACCGCTGAATCCGATTTCTTTTAGTTTGGGAATGTGTTGGGGAGGGAAAATCCCGCCCATCATAAATATCACATCCTCCCTCATGTTAAATTCTTTAGCCTTATCAACCAAATCCTTGCCGAAAATCAGTTCGGCTCCACACAAAATGCTGATGCCGAT contains these protein-coding regions:
- a CDS encoding acetyl-CoA C-acetyltransferase, translated to MEEVFIVSAVRTPLGSFNGSLSPFLATELGAMVITETIRRAGLTNEQVDEVIMGNVLPAGLGQNPGRQAMLKAGLPYEVGAITVNKVCGSGLKSVMLAAQAIALKDAEVVVAGGLENMSRAPFYLEKARTGYRMGNGVLIDSLDHDGLRDINNDFLMGVSAEYCAEKYGVTREDQDLFAFNSYQKGLKARADGKFKEEIMPISIPRKGKEPLIFDQDEILRETSLEALSALKPAFKKDGTVTAGNASKISDGAAALVLMSGSKVRELGVIPMARVSAQGASGLDPKYVLVAPLLSIPKVLKKAGLSYGDIDLQEVNEAFSSSTIAVIRELGLDPEKVNVHGGSVALGHPIGASGARVLVTLLYAMKDRGAKRGMASLCLGGGEAVSLIVEKI
- a CDS encoding TRAP transporter large permease, with translation MIIVLLFGALFLLIALGLPIALAIGLPAIGFMLAPGVFPASVHLSALGQTIIQLLFAGVDSFDLLAIPLFMLAGSIMETGGISRQLIDFSDSLVGWVRGGLACAVVVASMFFAGISGSAAADTAALGAIAIPAMIRQGYPPAFSAALVAAGGSIGVIIPPSIPMVIFGFLTNVSIAKLFAGGMMVGILFGLSFMALSVWLAWRHQWGTRNPFSLKKIGIAFKEAFWSLGAPVIVLGGILFGIVTVTEAAALAVFYALFVAMAVNQRIKWKDMPALIIRSQIVAATILFIIAMAKMFTWLLAMKQTPVLLQNAIQSLALPPWGLLLLVMTGLLIVGCVMETTAALILLVPVLAIITPQMGVDPIQFGVLMVVNLAIGMLTPPVGICLFVACGISGLPLGQVARAVMPLAVVAITVLMIACYWPPLTLWFPSLIYK
- a CDS encoding TRAP transporter small permease, translating into MLVLQRLSSAINAVVEKVLFVIGAIICLILFAQVVSRYAGNSLGWSEEVSRYLLVAITFLGGTVAYKRTNFIGLKGFGHSLGPVIQRAIIVCLQGLTLACFLLIAWFGAGYTLKTWEQAWSSVPLPMSLPFAVIPIGAVIFVIHVLADIFKSGETKL
- a CDS encoding DctP family TRAP transporter solute-binding subunit, whose translation is MMVILFSLGLAVFAGSAAAKTQINVAVVVNPDFVHTRAANWFKQSVEKALPGKISVMVHHSAVLGSETQVLQQIQLGTTQMAVCTTGPIEAFVPEIKALEMPFVFPSYDAADKVLDGPVGQDLARKFEKSGFVALAFLDNGFRNVTNSKRSVKMPEDLKGLKIRTMEAPTHLAIWRAIGANPTPMAWPIFTQLQQGVIDGQENPIAVIHAAKLHEAGQKYLTLTRHVYSALVFLASKSFLDGLSPQERKVITDNARAAALQGRQFIRGNEAKQLAELKTAGMLVEDKPDLAAFRKATAPVINSVTGDTRKLVDQILQTVK
- the ilvD gene encoding dihydroxy-acid dehydratase, whose protein sequence is MISDKIKKGFGNTGQRALLHATGITKEALEKPFIGIASGFTDLVPGHADMRNLERYVEKGIHSGGGYSFIFGIPALCDGITMGHIGMHYSLPSRELIADSIESVAVAHALDGLVLLTNCDKITPGMLMGAMRLDIPAIVVSAGPMMTGRYQGRKLTLVKNTFEAVGSFRAGKISEEELNCFQMEACPGVGACQGLYTANTMACLCEAMGVSLKECGTSLAVSAKKKRIAFESGERIVDLVKSGITIKKILNKNAFENAIYLDMALGGSTNTVLHLPAIAYEGGIELTYDDFMKINANAPYLCGIQPSGDYTMEDLEYAGGIPAVMNVIKPLLKDNITVSGKTVLELAGEGRVGDPEVIRSLDDPISPEGGIAILFGNLAPDGAVVKASAMNENMRKFEGRARVFDSEEAVMAEVLNNGIKPGDFIVIRYEGPKGGPGMREMLATTAALVGLGLRDEVALLTDGRFSGGTRGNCIGHVAPEAYEGGPIALIQEGDLIKYDLEERTLDLQVEQQELVKRKNEWNRPDPKIKNGYLSKYIKLVSSSKEGAVCK
- a CDS encoding 2-oxoacid:acceptor oxidoreductase family protein, with translation MVHQVLIAGFGGQGVLTCGQILALAATREGKKVTWMPSYGPEQRGGTASCVITLSDRPIGSPLAEKISVALIFNEPSLVKFEPQFGAGTLVILNSCMIPTEVKQFELPVHRVPADDIAQEIGLRRAGNIVMLGAYIAVSNTVSLDAAQEAIGNYLGPSKQHLLETNQKALSAGWRFIDGGGGVIEKYLCESRI
- a CDS encoding 2-oxoglutarate oxidoreductase, translated to MIKPLLVRPKILTPVRFHYCPGCGHGVAHRLVAEVIDELGLREKTVGVASVGCSILIYNYLDLDIQEAAHGRAPAVATGIKRVLPDRFVFTYQGDGDLASIGLAEIVHAAGRGENFTVIFINNANYGMTGGQMAPTTLPGQKTTTSPKGRDVGQAGYPLKMAEILAVLDGPSYITRVAIHNPGAVIKAKKSIRKAFQCQKLGLGFSMVEILAACPTNWGMEPLTALQWLEKEMIKYYPLGVFKDTEMMAPSAAL
- the vorB gene encoding 3-methyl-2-oxobutanoate dehydrogenase subunit VorB, with amino-acid sequence MDQVMLKGNEAIGEAALRAGCRYYFGYPITPQSELMEYLARRLPEVGGTFLQAESELAAVNMVYGAAGAGGRAMTSSSGPGISLKQEGISFLASAELPCVIVNVMRGGPGLGTIQPSQGDYTQATRGGGHGDYRLPVLSPVSIQEMVDLVYNSFDMAEQYRTPVILLTDGVLGQMMEPVLLPEEITHEYMKPWITDGCQHRPRRLIKTLYLDSGELESHNLHLQAKFKRLSAKEVRFEGYHLEDAEVLIIAFGICARVGRTAVDHLREKGLRVGLFRPVTLWPFPSASLKEAAERVRHLVTVEMNAGQMLEDVRLALPGREIGFYGRMGGIVVSALEIEVEIMRIMGGNGG